Proteins encoded in a region of the Panthera tigris isolate Pti1 chromosome B2, P.tigris_Pti1_mat1.1, whole genome shotgun sequence genome:
- the CB2H6orf118 gene encoding uncharacterized protein C6orf118 homolog isoform X2, which yields MARESEPEFYLRWKHCEVPGVQTLCNLRTLLNKLQKDHREDVYLYTSGHLNPNKLYRPPETILYHWPNANRPKGEKIFQVEKPIGKSDKEITKMKDALAYFTINTALGPNEAQNTPLFRYLNPAEHSSHAAEEDFIQRKSPRKEGSPEWRRREELRLPEVKVLKYRAVESSRECVMPPRRKDEYQYISSYLAGLTKTDRYRKFLRFQKEVLAKHHLRKNDFTGRQAATRHEKKLEQELQNVCVCDSQQFNRLQVYGKVFEDICNSSLIFGDILKEVKDEYELYMAILLRSQTASQYKTLLANAKGLEKRSVKTADVNQAREELRAIVTATKAALEHNDKLRSELDVERTLLQSAKEESESSKKNVMDEDHLTLIEKVEKKRCEILSKWDEIHALEREIKTTLIHTGISHITENRIKSIETEAIKLETANRILKKKIHIVENNVKQNLEKHETSEREQQGEGPSQGSTHISWPSTVSPGHL from the exons ATGGCCCGGGAGTCAGAGCCCGAGT TTTACCTGCGGTGGAAACACTGTGAAGTGCCAGGTGTTCAGACTTTATGCAATCTAAGGACACTTCTGAACAAACTTCAGAAAGATCACAGAGAGGATGTCTATCTTTACACCTCTGGGCACTTGAATCCCAATAAGCTCTACAGGCCTCCTGAGACCATCCTGTATCACTGGCCCAACGCCAATAGACCAAAAGGGGAAAAGATCTTCCAGGTGGAAAAGCCGATCGGAAAATCCGATAAGGAGATCACCAAGATGAAAGACGCTCTGGCTTATTTTACCATCAATACAGCTCTGGGGCCCAATGAGGCACAGAACACACCGCTGTTCAGGTATTTGAACCCCGCGGAGCATAGTTCCCACGCTGCAGAAGAGGATTTCATTCAAAGGAAGTCTCCGAGGAAAGAGGGTTCTCCCGAGTGGCGGAGGAGAGAAGAGCTGAGGTTGCCAGAGGTGAAGGTTCTCAAGTACAGAGCGGTGGAGTCCAGCCGTGAGTGCGTGATGCCTCCCCGACGTAAGGATGAGTATCAGTACATCAGCTCATACTTAGCCGGCCTGACGAAGACAGACAGGTACAGGAAGTTCTTGCGCTTCCAAAAAGAAGTTCTTGCAAAGCACCATCTCCGGAAGAACGACTTCACGGGGAGGCAGGCAGCGACACGGCATGAGAAGAAGTTGGAACAG GAGCTCCAAaacgtgtgtgtatgtgactCCCAACAGTTCAACAGACTGCAGGTCTATGGAAAAGTctttgaagatatttgcaatagtTCTTTGATATTTGGGGATATCTTGAAAGAAGTTAAG gaTGAATACGAACTCTACATGGCAATACTCCTGCGGTCCCAGACCGCATCACAGTATAAG ACTCTGCTGGCTAATGCCAAGGGGCTGGAGAAGAGGTCCGTGAAGACAGCAGATGTCAACCAGGCCAGGGAGGAGCTGAGGGCGATTGTGACGGCCACCAAGGCTGCCCTGGAGCATAATGACAA GCTCAGAAGTGAACTAGACGTGGAACGCACGTTGCTGCAATCAGCTAAGGAAGAGTCGG aatcatCTAAGAAAAATGTAATGGATGAAGATCACCTTACCCTTATTGAGAAGGTTGAAAAGAAGAGGTGTGAAATACTCAGTAAATGGGATGAAATTCATGCtcttgaaagagaaattaaaacgaCTCTGATTCATACTGGAATTTCACATATCACTGAAAATAGGATTAAAAGCATAGAG ACTGAAGctataaaattagaaacagcaaatcgaattttaaagaagaaaatacat ATTGTTGAAAACAATGTGAAGCAGAACCTAGAGAAGCATGAGACAAGTGAGCGGGAGCAGCA agGGGAAGGCCCTTCCCAGGGATCCACACATATCTCATGGCCCAGCACTGTGTCCCCAGGCCATCTTTAG
- the CB2H6orf118 gene encoding uncharacterized protein C6orf118 homolog isoform X1, which produces MARESEPEFYLRWKHCEVPGVQTLCNLRTLLNKLQKDHREDVYLYTSGHLNPNKLYRPPETILYHWPNANRPKGEKIFQVEKPIGKSDKEITKMKDALAYFTINTALGPNEAQNTPLFRYLNPAEHSSHAAEEDFIQRKSPRKEGSPEWRRREELRLPEVKVLKYRAVESSRECVMPPRRKDEYQYISSYLAGLTKTDRYRKFLRFQKEVLAKHHLRKNDFTGRQAATRHEKKLEQELQNVCVCDSQQFNRLQVYGKVFEDICNSSLIFGDILKEVKDEYELYMAILLRSQTASQYKTLLANAKGLEKRSVKTADVNQAREELRAIVTATKAALEHNDKLRSELDVERTLLQSAKEESESSKKNVMDEDHLTLIEKVEKKRCEILSKWDEIHALEREIKTTLIHTGISHITENRIKSIETEAIKLETANRILKKKIHIVENNVKQNLEKHETSEREQQNLWDFITEFVNLKETDNNPQGTGKMTHENSQPSCT; this is translated from the exons ATGGCCCGGGAGTCAGAGCCCGAGT TTTACCTGCGGTGGAAACACTGTGAAGTGCCAGGTGTTCAGACTTTATGCAATCTAAGGACACTTCTGAACAAACTTCAGAAAGATCACAGAGAGGATGTCTATCTTTACACCTCTGGGCACTTGAATCCCAATAAGCTCTACAGGCCTCCTGAGACCATCCTGTATCACTGGCCCAACGCCAATAGACCAAAAGGGGAAAAGATCTTCCAGGTGGAAAAGCCGATCGGAAAATCCGATAAGGAGATCACCAAGATGAAAGACGCTCTGGCTTATTTTACCATCAATACAGCTCTGGGGCCCAATGAGGCACAGAACACACCGCTGTTCAGGTATTTGAACCCCGCGGAGCATAGTTCCCACGCTGCAGAAGAGGATTTCATTCAAAGGAAGTCTCCGAGGAAAGAGGGTTCTCCCGAGTGGCGGAGGAGAGAAGAGCTGAGGTTGCCAGAGGTGAAGGTTCTCAAGTACAGAGCGGTGGAGTCCAGCCGTGAGTGCGTGATGCCTCCCCGACGTAAGGATGAGTATCAGTACATCAGCTCATACTTAGCCGGCCTGACGAAGACAGACAGGTACAGGAAGTTCTTGCGCTTCCAAAAAGAAGTTCTTGCAAAGCACCATCTCCGGAAGAACGACTTCACGGGGAGGCAGGCAGCGACACGGCATGAGAAGAAGTTGGAACAG GAGCTCCAAaacgtgtgtgtatgtgactCCCAACAGTTCAACAGACTGCAGGTCTATGGAAAAGTctttgaagatatttgcaatagtTCTTTGATATTTGGGGATATCTTGAAAGAAGTTAAG gaTGAATACGAACTCTACATGGCAATACTCCTGCGGTCCCAGACCGCATCACAGTATAAG ACTCTGCTGGCTAATGCCAAGGGGCTGGAGAAGAGGTCCGTGAAGACAGCAGATGTCAACCAGGCCAGGGAGGAGCTGAGGGCGATTGTGACGGCCACCAAGGCTGCCCTGGAGCATAATGACAA GCTCAGAAGTGAACTAGACGTGGAACGCACGTTGCTGCAATCAGCTAAGGAAGAGTCGG aatcatCTAAGAAAAATGTAATGGATGAAGATCACCTTACCCTTATTGAGAAGGTTGAAAAGAAGAGGTGTGAAATACTCAGTAAATGGGATGAAATTCATGCtcttgaaagagaaattaaaacgaCTCTGATTCATACTGGAATTTCACATATCACTGAAAATAGGATTAAAAGCATAGAG ACTGAAGctataaaattagaaacagcaaatcgaattttaaagaagaaaatacat ATTGTTGAAAACAATGTGAAGCAGAACCTAGAGAAGCATGAGACAAGTGAGCGGGAGCAGCA GAACCTTTGGGATTTCATTACAGAATTTGTAAACTTAAAGGAAACAGACAACAACCCTCAAGGGACTGGAAAAATGACCCATGAAAATTCACAGCCATCATGTACATAA
- the CB2H6orf118 gene encoding uncharacterized protein C6orf118 homolog isoform X3 encodes MARESEPEFYLRWKHCEVPGVQTLCNLRTLLNKLQKDHREDVYLYTSGHLNPNKLYRPPETILYHWPNANRPKGEKIFQVEKPIGKSDKEITKMKDALAYFTINTALGPNEAQNTPLFRYLNPAEHSSHAAEEDFIQRKSPRKEGSPEWRRREELRLPEVKVLKYRAVESSRECVMPPRRKDEYQYISSYLAGLTKTDRYRKFLRFQKEVLAKHHLRKNDFTGRQAATRHEKKLEQELQNVCVCDSQQFNRLQVYGKVFEDICNSSLIFGDILKEVKDEYELYMAILLRSQTASQYKTLLANAKGLEKRSVKTADVNQAREELRAIVTATKAALEHNDKLRSELDVERTLLQSAKEESESSKKNVMDEDHLTLIEKVEKKRCEILSKWDEIHALEREIKTTLIHTGISHITENRIKSIETEAIKLETANRILKKKIHIVENNVKQNLEKHETSEREQQICKLKGNRQQPSRDWKNDP; translated from the exons ATGGCCCGGGAGTCAGAGCCCGAGT TTTACCTGCGGTGGAAACACTGTGAAGTGCCAGGTGTTCAGACTTTATGCAATCTAAGGACACTTCTGAACAAACTTCAGAAAGATCACAGAGAGGATGTCTATCTTTACACCTCTGGGCACTTGAATCCCAATAAGCTCTACAGGCCTCCTGAGACCATCCTGTATCACTGGCCCAACGCCAATAGACCAAAAGGGGAAAAGATCTTCCAGGTGGAAAAGCCGATCGGAAAATCCGATAAGGAGATCACCAAGATGAAAGACGCTCTGGCTTATTTTACCATCAATACAGCTCTGGGGCCCAATGAGGCACAGAACACACCGCTGTTCAGGTATTTGAACCCCGCGGAGCATAGTTCCCACGCTGCAGAAGAGGATTTCATTCAAAGGAAGTCTCCGAGGAAAGAGGGTTCTCCCGAGTGGCGGAGGAGAGAAGAGCTGAGGTTGCCAGAGGTGAAGGTTCTCAAGTACAGAGCGGTGGAGTCCAGCCGTGAGTGCGTGATGCCTCCCCGACGTAAGGATGAGTATCAGTACATCAGCTCATACTTAGCCGGCCTGACGAAGACAGACAGGTACAGGAAGTTCTTGCGCTTCCAAAAAGAAGTTCTTGCAAAGCACCATCTCCGGAAGAACGACTTCACGGGGAGGCAGGCAGCGACACGGCATGAGAAGAAGTTGGAACAG GAGCTCCAAaacgtgtgtgtatgtgactCCCAACAGTTCAACAGACTGCAGGTCTATGGAAAAGTctttgaagatatttgcaatagtTCTTTGATATTTGGGGATATCTTGAAAGAAGTTAAG gaTGAATACGAACTCTACATGGCAATACTCCTGCGGTCCCAGACCGCATCACAGTATAAG ACTCTGCTGGCTAATGCCAAGGGGCTGGAGAAGAGGTCCGTGAAGACAGCAGATGTCAACCAGGCCAGGGAGGAGCTGAGGGCGATTGTGACGGCCACCAAGGCTGCCCTGGAGCATAATGACAA GCTCAGAAGTGAACTAGACGTGGAACGCACGTTGCTGCAATCAGCTAAGGAAGAGTCGG aatcatCTAAGAAAAATGTAATGGATGAAGATCACCTTACCCTTATTGAGAAGGTTGAAAAGAAGAGGTGTGAAATACTCAGTAAATGGGATGAAATTCATGCtcttgaaagagaaattaaaacgaCTCTGATTCATACTGGAATTTCACATATCACTGAAAATAGGATTAAAAGCATAGAG ACTGAAGctataaaattagaaacagcaaatcgaattttaaagaagaaaatacat ATTGTTGAAAACAATGTGAAGCAGAACCTAGAGAAGCATGAGACAAGTGAGCGGGAGCAGCA AATTTGTAAACTTAAAGGAAACAGACAACAACCCTCAAGGGACTGGAAAAATGACCCATGA